From a region of the Trichoderma atroviride chromosome 6, complete sequence genome:
- a CDS encoding uncharacterized protein (EggNog:ENOG41~TransMembrane:12 (i68-86o98-115i127-146o152-172i184-204o216-236i257-280o295-317i324-344o350-375i387-408o420-440i)): MTLRDDEKDAAIQETGVLGVTTPNSNNSSPPSILNTAQDVELGGEEKDYGPPPDGGLEAWLQVLATHLINAMTWGYAAAFGVYQLYYVETLGLPASQVSWIGSVQIFFTYAICAVSGRLADAGYTRITVAVGTFMAVFGTFMTSLAKTYWQIFLAQAVCIGIGLGVTFMPAISILSSYFEKNRAFALAVSAVGTSVGSVSFPAMIQHLTARIGFPWAVRCAGFLALAMAVVANVLLKPRLPPRKSGPLLELSAFSELPYLLFSMAAFVYFYALYFVFFYINSYARNVIGFSNSDSINLLIITNAMGIPMRPIAGYIADRWTGPINLFIAALAAVFAILYSWTAVTTRTGMYVFSVVYGLSIGANQGLFVASLTSLTKDPQKMGVRFGMVETLSALATVAGAPTAGAIIDHNHGNYFWAQIWGGTVMAAATVIFISCRISATGWKLWAKV, from the exons ATGACGTtacgagatgatgaaaaggaTGCTGCCATCCAAGAAACTGGTGTCCTGGGCGTCACAActcccaacagcaacaactcCTCACCACCCTCTATCCTAAATACCGCCCAAGACGTCGAGTtaggaggagaagagaaggactATGGACCTCCACCAGACGGCGGCCTCGAGGCGTGGCTTCAAGTCCTTGCCACGCACCTAATCAATGCCATGACATGGGGCTACGCCGCAGCCTTTGGCGTCTACCAGCTCTACTATGTCGAAACTCTGGGGCTCCCCGCCTCGCAGGTTTCGTGGATCGGGTCTGTCCAAATCTTCTTCACCTACGCCATCTGCGCCGTGTCCGGGCGGCTCGCAGACGCGGGCTATACTCGCATCACCGTCGCGGTGGGCACGTTCATGGCAGTATTCGGCACTTTCATGACGAGCCTCGCCAAGACGTACTGGCAAATCTTTCTCGCCCAAGCCGTGTGTATCGGCATTGGACTCGGTGTGACGTTTATGCCGGCCATTTCCATCCTGAGCTCGTACTTTGAGAAAAACAGGGCCTTTGCTCTCGCCGTCTCGGCGGTGGGCACGTCGGTTGGTAGCGTGTCGTTTCCTGCCATGATACAGCATTTGACGGCGAGGATCGGATTCCCCTGGGCAGTGCGATGTGCGGGCTTCCTTGCCCTGGCCATGGCTGTTGTTGCCAACGTGTTGCTGAAGCCCAGATTGCCGCCTCGCAAATCGGGGCCCCTGTTGGAGCTCTCGGCCTTTTCAGAGCTGCCCTACCTCTTGTTCTCCATGGCTGCGTTTGTATACTTTTATGCTCTCTactttgtcttcttctat aTTAACAGTTACGCCCGTAACGTCATTGGCTTTTCAAACAGTGATTCCATCAATCTGCTCATTATAACGAATGCCATGGGCATCCCCATGCGGCCGATTGCAGGCTACATCGCAGACAGATGGACTGGGCCAATCAAcctcttcatcgccgccCTCGCGGCTGTGTTCGCCATACTGTACTCCTGGACCGCAGTCACAACCCGAACGGGCATGTACGTCTTTAGCGTCGTCTACGGCCTATCAATCGGCGCAAACCAGGGCCTGTTTGTTGCGTCCCTGACGAGCTTGACCAAAGACCCGCAGAAGATGGGTGTCAGGTTTGGCATGGTGGAAACGCTCAGTGCGCTGGCAACGGTGGCCGGGGCACCAACAGCGGGTGCCATTATCGATCACAACCATGGAAACTATTTTTGGGCACAGATATGGGGAGGGACCGTGATGGCTGCGGCAACAGTCATTTTCATATCATGTCGTATCTCTGCGACCGGATGGAAACTCTGGGCCAAGGTTTAG
- a CDS encoding uncharacterized protein (EggNog:ENOG41~TransMembrane:6 (n28-40c45/46o55-74i86-106o118-144i165-184o190-210i268-289o)), with protein sequence MESTRRFTSGMASRMRIPSPTRRHFYTATSTVSLLTAPVLRVLSAFFARFANRRFLFAIGVMAVISAKLVHIYAHITAIAFRSMAQWGLTFYTQDTAFLILIRLLLDTDLYPWKWLRIILTTLASLLVTFVLALAAINNSFFIVAGSEPHWRNAGLASDAASWKLAVTGLFTCLIVLAVIFVISWLTQDIFYFLAGLGLNLLKWPFAFLYSKLPARFRPATPTSRYTHIPQQDIEIGSELMGKEDDEVDSSTSGGSSMASDMRPTSKLTIALYVLVGVIMLLQVVLYIARPDEGSYAYMSWTLPLIPFADFAHSSPILATLTPVFDTSIGWNWDNQTALADPIRWEWLPKDPLPGFQDWYENGEKHYRASQDPLKISNLGNDVLPELREKLANINIKNVVLIKLESTRKDAFPVKKDGLFYKLAVESFENGTLPKTAEEKISTLTPTANFLTGDYNDGFEHKDKKRRGGLNANNCHTSATYTLKSLTGTLCGLSPLVGDFNAEVSHHIYQPCLPHILDAMNLNLANSSKRADKNDFTTQKWKSSFMMSVTNTFDKQDQLMVQLGFPTNNTVSKEYLKSDDAKFGKTDVEDINYYGMPEDVIEDYVRDAFKSAKENNERVFLTHLTSTTHHPFGLPENFTHVPITSEESGKLENVSKYLNAIGFVDRWLQKVLDILDEQGVADETLVIFVGDHGLSVPENDGITPYYNTNIGNFHVPLVFSHPQLPAIDINDAVISYEILPTILDLLLETGSLSESSTGIAKDLIQNYEGQSLIRPLINFSEKTGQPNWQFSVMNPGRATVAVRDTSQPHWRLTVPIIENTEWRFTDLDTEPHEEKHLVAFDFGAFLQKIEDERSAEAAHWAEKAAFVARWWVEENSLRWHYDP encoded by the coding sequence ATGGAATCGACGCGCCGCTTCACCAGCGGCATGGCGTCTCGCATGCGGATTCCCAGCCCGACGCGGCGACACTTTTATACCGCTACGTCGACCGTTTCGCTGCTGACTGCACCTGTTTTGCGGGTGCTGTCTGCGTTCTTTGCTCGATTTGCGAATAGACGGTTTCTGTTTGCTATAGGCGTCATGGCCGTGATCAGCGCCAAGTTGGTCCACATATATGCCCACATAACAGCCATTGCTTTTCGCTCCATGGCGCAATGGGGCCTCACATTCTACACACAAGATACTGCCTTCTTAATACTAATACGGCTGTTGCTCGACACGGACTTGTACCCCTGGAAGTGGCTGCGAATCATCCTCACAACACTGGCCTCGCTCCTCGTCACCTTTGTGCTGGCCCTGGCGGCCATTAACAACTCCTTTTTTATTGTCGCGGGCTCCGAGCCCCATTGGCGCAATGCTGGCCTTGCGAGCGATGCGGCGTCGTGGAAACTGGCAGTTACTGGACTCTTCACATGCCTTATTGTGTTggccgtcatcttcgtcattAGCTGGCTGACGCAGGACATCTTCTACTTCTTGGCTGGGCTCGGGTTGAATTTGCTCAAATGGCCCTTTGCTTTCCTCTACAGCAAGCTTCCTGCCCGTTTCCGTCCTGCGACACCCACTTCGAGATACACTCACATCCCGCAGCAAGATATCGAGATTGGATCCGAGCTCATGGgcaaagaagacgacgaagtCGACTCCAGCACCTCTGGCGGCTCTAGCATGGCCTCCGACATGCGACCAACTTCGAAGTTGACCATTGCCCTATACGTCTTGGTCGGTGTCATCATGTTGCTTCAGGTCGTGCTGTACATTGCCCGGCCAGATGAAGGCTCCTACGCTTACATGTCATGGACTCTGCCGTTGATTCCTTTCGCAGACTTTGCGCACTCTTCGCCTATTCTGGCCACACTCACCCCCGTCTTTGATACTAGTATTGGGTGGAACTGGGATAACCAAACCGCACTGGCCGACCCAATTCGATGGGAATGGTTGCCAAAGGATCCTCTGCCGGGCTTCCAAGATTGGTATGAGAACGGCGAAAAGCACTACCGTGCTTCCCAGGACCCCCTGAAAATCTCAAACCTCGGCAATGATGTCCTCCCTGAGCTTCGCGAAAAGCTGGCAAATATCAACATCAAGAACGTGGTACTTATCAAGCTCGAAAGTACGAGAAAGGATGCTTTCCCGGTCAAGAAGGACGGTTTGTTTTATAAACTTGCTGTCGAATCGTTTGAGAACGGCACACTGCCAAAAACAGCCGAAGAGAAGATCTCTACGCTCACTCCTACTGCCAATTTCCTGACTGGAGACTACAACGATGGCTTTGAGCACAAGGATAAGAAGCGACGCGGAGGCCTCAACGCGAACAACTGCCATACATCCGCCACTTACACGCTCAAAAGTTTAACTGGTACTCTCTGTGGACTGTCACCCCTTGTTGGCGATTTCAACGCTGAAGTTTCGCACCACATCTACCAACCCTGCTTGCCTCACATTCTTGATGCCATGAACCTCAACTTGGCAAATTCTTCGAAGCGCGCTGACAAGAATGATTTTACTACCCAAAAGTGGAAGTCATCGTTCATGATGTCGGTCACAAACACTTTTGACAAACAAGATCAGCTCATGGTCCAGCTTGGATTTCCAACGAACAATACCGTTTCAAAGGAATACCTAAAGAGTGACGATGCCAAGTTTGGTAAGACGGATGTGGAGGATATCAACTACTACGGAATGCCCGAAGATGTCATTGAAGATTATGTCCGTGATGCGTTTAAGTCGGCCAAGGAAAACAACGAGCGAGTGTTTTTGACCCATCTGACCAGCACCACGCACCACCCCTTTGGGCTTCCTGAGAACTTTACGCACGTTCCCATCACCAGCGAGGAATCTGGCAAGCTAGAAAACGTATCCAAGTATCTGAATGCTATTGGATTCGTCGATCGTTGGCTGCAAAAAGTTTTGGATATCCTGGACGAACAAGGTGTTGCGGACGAGACCTTGGTCATCTTTGTCGGCGACCACGGCCTTTCTGTCCCGGAAAACGATGGCATTACACCATACTACAATACCAATATTGGAAACTTCCATGTTCCGCTTGtcttctctcatcctcaGCTCCCCGCCATCGACATCAACGATGCCGTTATTTCATACGAAATTCTGCCCACAATCCTCGATTTGCTGCTGGAAACCGGCTCACTCTCCGAGTCCTCGACCGGCATTGCCAAAGACTTGATTCAAAATTATGAGGGACAATCGCTTATCCGACCGCTCATCAATTTTAGCGAGAAGACTGGCCAGCCCAACTGGCAATTTTCCGTCATGAACCCGGGTCGCGCCACCGTTGCTGTCCGTGACACCAGCCAGCCACATTGGAGACTGACGGTACCCATCATTGAGAACACTGAATGGCGATTTACCGACTTGGACACCGAGCCTCATGAGGAGAAGCACCTTGTTgcttttgactttggcgCCTTCTTGCAAAAGATTGAGGACGAGAGATCTGCCGAGGCGGCACACTGGGCTGAAAAGGCAGCGTTCGTCGCCCGATGGTGGGTTGAGGAAAACAGCCTACGCTGGCACTACGACCCATGA
- a CDS encoding uncharacterized protein (EggNog:ENOG41~TransMembrane:7 (o16-37i49-71o91-117i124-146o176-200i212-230o242-267i)), protein MADEYVDLNAYNGAPLVAICVVFLSLTWLAVGLRIYTRAMVIRSLQEDDWLMLVAQLIFTLSCIFIFNGIHSGMGKHNAAITDGDEQATALMWQALAAASYILNMMFIKMSIGIFLLRVSARKVYNWIICISLGVVIVWSLVTFFYDIFQCSPIQKQWDFRIESGKCVSTSDLVSAAYAISVMTILSDWLYALLPIPMLWSVKMTPQAKATVIIILGLGIFASVATLIRIRYLTVMKDLDDLLFAATQVMTWTVIEPGVAIIAASLATIRPLLRAWRVHGFASTFRSRSRTAHSTPSAYARQTTENRSTPVIDHIFGPDDVSLKSVQPSYETVPPETSMKNIGLTIEQAQASTATVSLLDVEQARSHASQGQGRAPSRSVITEASHKTNSSLFDDLNGLEAQSQEGGY, encoded by the exons ATGGCCGATGAATATGTCGACTTGAACGCGTATAATGGCGCCCCTCTAGTGGCCATATGTGTGGTCTTCCTCAGTCTGACTTGGCTGGCCGTGGGGCTGAGGATATATACGAGAGCGATGGTGATTAGGAGTCTCCAGGAGGATGACTGGCTCATGCTTGTGGCTCAG CTTATTTTCACACTCTCGTGCATTTTCATATTCAACGGTATTCATTCTGGAATGGGCAAGCATAATGCTGCCATCACAGATGGCGACGAGCAAGCCACAGCTCTCATG TGGCaagccttggcggcggcctcttATATACTCAACATGATGTTCATCAAAATGAGCATTGGCATATTTCTTCTACGAGTCTCCGCTCGAAAGGTCTACAACTGGATCATCTGCATTAGCTTGGGCGTTGTTATCGTCTGGAGTCTTGTCACTTTCTTCTACGACATATTCCAGTGCAGTCCCATTCAAAAACAATGGGATTTCCGTATTGAGAGCGGAAAGTGTGTATCGACAAGCGACCTTGTTTCTGCCGCATACGCCATCAGTGTGATGACAATCCTATCGGACTGGTTATAT GCTCTGCTGCCCATACCGATGTTGTGGTCAGTCAAGATGACCCCTCAAGCCAAAGCAactgtcatcatcatcctcggccTTGGAATATT CGCGAGTGTTGCCACTCTTATCAGGATCAGATATTTGACGGTGATGAAGGATCTCGATGATTTGCTGT TTGCGGCAACACAAGTAATGACATGGACCGTAATCGAGCCTGGAGTAGCCATCATCGCTGCTAGCCTTGCTACAATCCGCCCTCTACTCCGCGCGTGGAGAGTGCACGGCTTCGCTTCTACCttccgcagccgcagccgcacaGCGCACAGCACACCCTCTGCCTATGCGAGGCAGACTACCGAAAATCGATCCACGCCTGTCATCGACCATATCTTTGGGCCCGACGACGTTTCTCTAAAAAGTGTCCAGCCCAGCTACGAGACAGTACCTCCTGAGACGTCGATGAAAAACATCGGCTTGACTATTGAGCAAGCCCAAGCTAGCACGGCAACGGTTTCTCTACTGGACGTGGAGCAAGCGAGGAGTCATGCTagccaaggtcaaggccgCGCTCCATCGCGCAGCGTCATTACAGAGGCATCACACAAGACCAACTCGTCTCTATTCGATGACCTCAACGGTCTCGAAGCTCAGAGCCAAGAAGGTGGCTACTAA
- a CDS encoding uncharacterized protein (BUSCO:EOG092D0NP5) encodes MDASASATASPEPDNAARRRSGRVVKAPTKYAPEPSASASKRKRNDDEGDEGAENGEAESDEEMSDAASDAASDEDHAAPKPRKPSQTTRAKKPSIKKPKINGARPAVSGNIARIPSRPKKTVRIDPGEKGTGLYADIFASGDSAQFVAQQWLEKYKVGDAAALGDLINCILRCAGCDLEVTVDDIRDPENIPNRLLDLQSVYQEQQIVDYPLIARSKTTRSFRDLLISFIHALISLLHETDVMYKDVDLVDNLHAWLASMSSSPLRPFRHTATTISLAVQSTLVEVASILDRRIANIEQQSQAAKKGKNKSKTDEIQRSLAEANNNRKICNDSIQSFFDTVFVHRYRDIDPRIRVECVEALGNWIWDLPTVFLEPGYLRYLGWMLSDTNAGTRQEVLKQLGRLFKRDAQQLGHFIDRFRPRLIEMATGDADVSVRVTAISVIDSLRAAAILEPNEIDAIGRLVFDSEIRVRKAVVGFFVACIDDVIEGKVEEMGGSEVLEELDLAGEGNYDAPRKDWLNLKSLAETLTIYDAQVEESQQAEGSPLDLDVDLLGNTMPDTRISLASQVLYDKIPEIKTWEILAGYLLYDHTTSTKSKSRSKSKSNPSEEAFKKAVAPTAEEEKILLDVLSSAIKSSLLLLADHDKGKKRGPRSDAAEAQEELALELATNIPKLLSKYGAEPETAAIVLRLERYLKLDTFQRLRQDSSIYEKLLDEIITQFNRHDDKIVLTEAAAALLHARQFEELEEMADSKLSVLWEVVINSLRSFDKTCELSARGNLDEAPLRELSTVLMKISKLASISDCVDVLEIAPSKGDSTAPAIQILINIVHRGEFVALTDEIDNLEDDVVTLAIKACQFYFMWKTRNLAQQLSSGASIADEELDSLSVLRQTYRKHLIVTFSSRSSIDQLRLFATGSLCDLHLTFATMRPVISNFRPSTSSSQAGGGEKFKVLVQHIESNLVSELTSIFDGAEKIFAKKAKKERLLNEPAEDEDPVDDEESSDDEDDDEGLSKEERLAAELKAEKSLCELTAKYVLVITASLIDPKDNAVNKLKRRLQRNETKLGHNFKEVVAYLDEEKMAKRNKKTATKAAAAPAEKPQKPALSAEVVHDEDDDDNIFEDNEPEEGSREDLRRRELMDDPIEDDEDNEEHEDAEVPNHDADDDILGD; translated from the exons ATggacgccagcgccagcgccaccgCGTCGCCAGAGCCAGACAATGCGGCGCGTCGACGATCTGGACGCGTCGTTAAAGCACCAACGAAATACGCGCCGGAGCCGTCAGCGTCAGCGTCGAAGCGTAAACGGAATGACGACGAGGGAGACGAAGGGGCCGAGAATGGAGAGGCCGAGtcggatgaggagatgagCGATGCTGCCAGTGACGCTGCCAGCGACGAGGACCACGCTGCGCCGAAGCCGCGAAAGCCGTCGCAAACCACTCGCGCAAAGAAACCAAGCATCAAGAAGCCCAAAATCAACGGCGCACGACCTGCCGTGTCGGGGAACATTGCGCGCATTCCCAGCAGGCCCAAGAAGACTGTCCGCATCGATccaggagagaaaggaacTGGGCTTTATG CCGATATTTTTGCGTCCGGCGACTCTGCCCAGTTTGTTGCTCAACAATGGCTAGAGAAGTACAAAGTTGGCGATGCGGCTGCCTTGGGCGACCTCATCAACTGCATCTTGCGATGCGCTGGCTGCGACCTAGAAGTAACGGTTGACGACATTCGTGATCCAGAGAATATTCCCAACCGACTACTGGATCTGCAAAGTGTATACCAAGAG CAACAAATCGTCGATTACCCGCTGATTGCCAGGTCCAAGACTACACGGTCGTTTCGAGACTTGCTCATCTCATTCATCCATGCTCTCATTTCTCTACTGCACGAAACCGATGTCATGTACAAGGATGTCGACCTTGTTGATAACCTCCATGCTTGGTTGGCTAGCATGTCGTCTTCGCCACTGCGTCCTTTCCGTCACACAGCGACTACCATTTCTTTGGCAGTGCAATCGACGCTTGTTGAAGTCGCCAGCATCCTCGATCGACGCATTGCAAACATTGAGCAGCAGTCACAGGCTGcgaaaaagggcaaaaacaaaagcaagaCCGACGAAATCCAACGTAGCTTGGCCGAAGCAAACAACAACAGGAAGATCTGCAACGACTCTATCCAGTCCTTCTTCGACACTGTTTTTGTTCATCGATACCGCGATATCGACCCGAGAATTCGAGTCGAGTGCGTTGAGGCCCTCGGAAATTGGATTTGGGATCTGCCAACGGTCTTCCTAGAGCCCGGCTACCTGCGCTATCTGGGCTGGATGCTGTCCGATACTAACGCTGGTACGCGACAAGAGGTTTTGAAGCAGCTAGGAAGGCTTTTCAAACGCGATGCACAGCAACTAGGTCACTTCATTGACCGATTCCGCCCTCGGTTGATCGAAATGGCAACGGGCGACGCCGACGTCTCTGTTAGAGTTACTGCCATTTCTGTCATCGACTCGCTGCGGGCCGCTGCCATCCTTGAACCCAACGAGATCGATGCCATTGGGAGACTCGTCTTTGATAGTGAAATCAGGGTTCGAAAGGCCGTTGTTGGATTCTTCGTTGCCTGCATTGATGATGTAATTGAGGGCAAAGTTGAAGAGATGGGCGGCTCCGAAGTCTTGGAAGAATTGGACCTTGCTGGAGAAGGCAATTATGACGCTCCGAGAAAGGACTGGCTCAATTTGAAGTCACTGGCCGAAACCCTCACCATCTATGACGCTCAGGTTGAGGAGTCTCAGCAGGCGGAAGGATCACCGTTGGACCTCGACGTTGACTTGTTAGGCAACACTATGCCGGATACAAGAATCTCTCTGGCTTCTCAGGTGCTCTATGACAAAATCCCAGAAATTAAGACTTGGGAGATCCTGGCCGGATATCTCTTGTACGATCATACGACAAGCACCAAATCCAAATCGAGatcaaagtcaaagagcAACCCGTCAGAAGAGGCTTTCAAGAAGGCTGTTGCACCTACTgccgaggaagaaaagattcTCCTTGACGTTTTGAGCTCCGCTATCAAGtcgagcttgctgctgcttgccgACCATGACAAAGGCAAGAAGCGTGGCCCTCGCTCTGATGCAGCCGAAGCCCAAGAGGAACTGGCGCTGGAGTTGGCCACGAATATCCCAAAGTTGCTGAGCAAGTATGGTGCGGAGCCTGAGACGGCGGCGATTGTTCTTCGGCTGGAGCGTTACCTGAAGCTCGACACCTTCCAACGACTGCGACAAGATTCGAGCATATACGAGAAGCTACTGGACGAGATTATTACGCAGTTCAACAGACACGACGATAAGATTGTCTTGActgaggctgcggctgctctgctgcacGCTCGCCAATTCGAAGAGTTGGAGGAAATGGCCGACAGCAAGCTGTCTGTTCTTTGGGAGGTCGTCATCAACTCCCTCCGAAGCTTTGACAAGACTTGTGAGCTTTCCGCAAGAGGAAATTTGGACGAAGCACCGCTTCGGGAGCTGTCTACTGTGTTGATGAAGATCAGCAAACTGGCAAGCATATCAGATTGTGTCGACGTCCTTGAAATTGCCCCATCCAAGGGCGACTCAACGGCCCCCGCCATTCAGATCTTGATTAACATTGTGCACCGTGGAGAATTTGTGGCCCTAACAGACGAGATTGATAATTTGGAAGATGACGTTGTTACTTTGGCAATCAAGGCCTGCCAGTTCTATTTCATGTGGAAGACGCGCAATCTAGCACAACAACTATCTTCTGGCGCCAGCAttgcagatgaagagcttgataGCCTATCAGTGTTGCGACAGACTTATCGAAAACACTTGATTGTGACCTTTTCATCTCGATCTTCCATTGATCAACTCCGCCTATTTGCCACTGGTAGTCTCTGCGATTTGCACTTGACATTTGCAACAATGCGTCCGGTGATTAGCAACTTCCGCccatcaacttcttcttctcaagccggcggcggcgaaaagTTCAAAGTCTTGGTGCAGCATATCGAATCCAATCTCGTCTCTGAGCTCACATCAATATTCGATGGTGCTGAGAAAATATTtgcgaaaaaggccaagaaagagagactgTTAAACGAGCCGGCGGAAGACGAAGATCcagttgatgatgaggagtcgtctgacgatgaagatgacgacgaaggTCTTTCGAAGGAGGAACGGCTTGCAGCTGAGCTCAAGGCTGAAAAGTCTTTGTGTGAACTGACTGCCAAATACGTTCTTGTTATAACAGCAAGCTTGATCGATCCCAAGGACAATGCCGTCAACAAACTGAAGCGGCGGCTGCAGCGTAATGAGACTAAGCTGGGTCACAACTTCAAAGAGGTTGTCGCCTATCTTgacgaagagaagatggcgaagcGCAATAAGAAGACTGCTACcaaagcggcggcggcaccagCAGAAAAGCCACAAAAACCAGCCCTCAGCGCTGAAGTTGTacatgatgaagacgatgacgataACATATTCGAGGACAACGAGCCAGAGGAGGGTTCGAGAGAAGATCTTCGTCGGAGAGAGTTGATGGACGACCCGATtgaggacgatgaggacAATGAAGAGCACGAAGACGCTGAAGTGCCAAATCACGATGCAGACGATGACATTCTTGGAGATTAA